The following coding sequences are from one Roseburia hominis A2-183 window:
- a CDS encoding single-stranded DNA-binding protein: MNKVILMGRLTRDAEVRYSQGENSTAIARFSLAVDRRFRRDGDEQTADFINCVAFGRTAEFLERFGRKGTKFVLEGRIQTGSYTNKDGQRVYTTDVVAENVEFAESKNASGGGDNSGFTPSDRPSPSSAAGDGFMNIPDGIDEELPFN, from the coding sequence ATGAACAAAGTGATTCTTATGGGAAGACTGACCAGAGATGCAGAGGTGCGTTACTCACAGGGTGAGAACTCCACCGCCATCGCAAGATTTTCGCTTGCGGTAGACCGCCGTTTCCGTCGTGACGGGGACGAGCAGACAGCAGATTTTATCAACTGCGTTGCATTTGGCAGAACTGCAGAGTTTCTGGAGAGATTCGGACGTAAGGGAACTAAATTCGTTCTGGAGGGACGTATTCAGACCGGAAGCTACACCAACAAGGACGGACAGCGTGTATACACGACGGACGTTGTTGCTGAGAATGTAGAGTTCGCAGAGAGCAAGAATGCTTCCGGCGGCGGAGATAATTCCGGTTTTACCCCTTCCGACAGACCGTCACCGAGCAGTGCAGCGGGTGATGGCTTCATGAATATTCCGGACGGAATTGATGAAGAGTTACCATTTAACTAA
- the rpsF gene encoding 30S ribosomal protein S6, whose amino-acid sequence MNKYELALVVSAKIEDDARTATVEKAKEYITRAGGTVTEVEDWGKKKLAYEVQKMSEAYYYFIQFDAEPTVPAEVEQDVRIMDNVLRFLVVRKDEK is encoded by the coding sequence ATGAATAAGTATGAGTTAGCACTCGTTGTCAGTGCAAAGATCGAAGACGATGCGAGAACAGCTACAGTAGAGAAGGCAAAAGAGTACATCACTCGTGCCGGCGGTACTGTAACAGAAGTAGAGGACTGGGGTAAGAAGAAGTTAGCTTACGAAGTTCAGAAGATGAGCGAAGCTTATTACTACTTCATTCAGTTCGATGCAGAGCCGACTGTTCCAGCAGAAGTTGAGCAGGATGTTCGTATCATGGACAACGTACTTCGTTTCTTAGTTGTGAGAAAAGACGAGAAATAA
- a CDS encoding DUF951 domain-containing protein codes for MNQYHYEVGDIVKLKKQHPCGSSEWEILRVGADFRLKCTGCGHQIMIARKLVEKNTKGLRKAGETE; via the coding sequence ATGAACCAGTACCATTATGAAGTGGGAGACATCGTAAAGCTGAAAAAGCAGCATCCGTGTGGCAGCAGTGAGTGGGAGATTCTGCGCGTCGGCGCGGATTTCCGCCTGAAATGTACGGGTTGCGGGCATCAGATCATGATTGCGAGAAAGCTTGTGGAGAAAAATACCAAAGGGCTGCGCAAGGCGGGGGAGACGGAATAG
- a CDS encoding NAD-dependent protein deacylase: MTNIEQFLQMVKESDNIVFFGGAGVSTESGIPDFRSVDGLYNQKYDYPPETILSHSFYIKYPEEFYRFYRDKMLCLDAEPNITHKKLAELEAAGKVKAVVTQNIDGLHQLAGSKRVLELHGSVHRNYCRKCGKGFDAEYVRDYPGKVPLCDACGGTIKPDVVLYEEGLDQQTLEDAVFYISHADMLIIGGTSLAVYPAAGLIDYYRGNKLVLINKSTTPMDARADLLIQAGLGDVFGQIEV; the protein is encoded by the coding sequence ATGACGAATATCGAACAATTTTTGCAGATGGTGAAGGAGTCGGACAATATTGTATTCTTCGGGGGAGCCGGTGTATCTACGGAGAGCGGAATTCCTGATTTCCGCAGTGTGGATGGTCTTTACAACCAGAAATATGACTATCCGCCGGAGACGATTTTAAGCCATTCCTTTTATATAAAATACCCGGAGGAGTTTTACCGTTTTTACCGGGACAAAATGCTCTGCCTTGACGCGGAACCGAACATCACGCATAAAAAGCTGGCGGAGCTTGAGGCGGCCGGAAAAGTAAAAGCCGTCGTGACGCAGAATATTGACGGTCTGCATCAGCTGGCGGGAAGTAAGCGCGTGCTGGAACTGCACGGCAGCGTGCACCGTAATTACTGCAGGAAGTGCGGCAAGGGATTTGATGCGGAGTATGTGAGGGATTATCCGGGAAAAGTACCTCTGTGCGATGCCTGCGGCGGTACGATCAAGCCGGATGTGGTACTCTATGAGGAAGGACTGGACCAGCAGACGCTGGAGGATGCGGTATTTTATATCAGCCATGCGGATATGCTGATTATCGGTGGAACATCGCTTGCGGTATATCCGGCAGCCGGTCTGATCGATTATTACCGGGGAAATAAACTGGTGTTAATCAACAAATCGACGACGCCGATGGACGCGAGGGCAGATCTGCTGATTCAGGCGGGACTCGGCGATGTGTTCGGGCAGATTGAGGTGTAG